Part of the Pseudarthrobacter sp. L1SW genome, CTGTCCCGAATGGCCAACGGCGACCACCGTGTGGTGGTGGGCGACGGCGACACCGTCATCCTTGCCTCCAGCCTCATCCCCGGCAACGAGAACGCCGTCTTCCGGATCATCAACGGGCTCCTCAAGCTCGGGGCCGACGTGATCCACAAGGGCAATGCCAAGGTCCACGTTTCCGGGCACGCCGCGGCCGGCGAGCTCCTGTACTGCTACAACATCCTCGAGCCGCTCAACGCCATGCCGGTGCACGGTGAGACCCGCCACCTGATCGCCAACGGCAAGATCGCCATTGAGTCCGGCGTACCGGAAGCCAGCGTCATCCTTGCGGACAACGGCACCGTCATCGACTTGAAGGACCACCGGGCTGACGTGGTGGGCCAGGTGGAAGTCGGTTTCGTCTACGTGGATGGCTCCAGCGTCGGCGAGATCACCGATGCCGACCTCAAGGACCGCCGGATCCTTGGAGACGAAGGCTTCATCTCGATCATCACGGTCATCCACCGCGCCACCGGCAAGGTGGTGTCCGGCCCCGAGATCCACGCCCGCGGCGTGGCCGAGGATGACTCCGTGTTCGACGAGATCATCCCCAAGATCAATGCCGCGCTGGAGGAGGCTGTCCTCAACCACGCCGACCACACCAGCCACCAGCTCCAGCAGGTGGTCCGCCGCGTGGTGGGCACGTGGGTCAACCGGAAGCTCCGCCGCAAGCCGATGATCATCCCCGTGGTGCTCGAGGCCTAACAGCAGCCTGCCTGCTCCGGCCCGCGTTCCCGTTCAGCGGGACCGCGGGCCGGAGGCATTTAAGGGCCGCGAACCGGGGGATCAGGGGGCCTAAATCCCCGGAAAACCAGCCCCACTCGGGTACCGTGGCTGGTATGGCCACTCGTACTACGTCCGCGCCCAATGGCTCCAGCAGGGGCAGCGCCGGAAGCAAAACCGGCAGCTCCTCCGGCCGCGGTTCAGGCTCCACGGCCGCCAAATCGGGGCGTGGTTCCGGCAGCACCGCGCGCACCCGCCAGCTCCCCGCCGTCGAACATCACCAGCCCTGGCTGCTGCGTGTGGTGGGCGGAGCCTGGCTGGGCGTCGGCCACCTGGTGGGCGGCGGGGTGCGGCGCATCGGCCATGACGTCAGCGACCTGCCCGCGGAGGAACGGCGGGACGGCGCAGCCCTGTTCAACCTGGCCCTGGGCATCTTCGTCGCCACCTTCGCCTGGTGGGGCCTCACCGGCTGGTTCCCGGATGCCGTGTACGCCGTTGTCAACGGCACGTTCGGGTGGATTTCGTTGCTCCTCCCGCTGATGCTGTTTGTCTGCGCCTTCCGGCTCTTCCGCCAGCCGTCCGACGGGCGGGGCAACAACCGGGTGGGCATCGGCTTCCTCATCATGGCGTTCGCCGGCTGCGGGCTGGCGCACATCCTGGGCGGCCAGCCCACTGTGGCGCAGGGGTTCGACGGCCTCCGCCAGGCGGGCGGCATGCTCGGTTTCCTGGCTGCGTCGCCCTTGGCGGCCATCCATCCCGTTGTTCCAGTGGCCCTCTACTCGCTGCTGGCCTTCGTCTCCCTGCTGATCATCACCGCCACTCCGTTCACTGCCATTCCGCGGCGGCTGCGCGCCGGCTATGAGCACCTGATGGGCGTCGACCTCCTGGATGACCAGGACCGGGACGCCCATGACCGCAGCTACCTGGAACGGACCCCGCCCGCGCCGCCCAAGGGCCCCAAGAAGAAGCGCCGCTTCTTCGGCAAGGACGAGAAGGACGCCGACGCCGGACTGGAGGGCTACGTTGGGGACGAGGCGTTTGAGCATGCAGTGATCGACGACGACGACCCCAAGGAAAGCGCGGAGGCGCGCCCGGCGCCGGGCATCCGGCGGCCCACCCAGGCCGAGATCGCCGTCGAGAAGATCAAGGCGGCCCAAGGCCTGGGCGCCGGCGCTTCCTCCGCCGCGGGTGAAAACGCAACCGAAGCCATCCCCATGATCACCCCCGGCATGTCCGCGGCCGCTGCCAAACCAGCCGCCGCACCCACAGTGCCGTCCAACCCCGTGGCGCCCGCCCCGCCGCCGGTTCCCATCCCGCAGCGCACCGAGCAGTTGTCCCTCGCCGGCGACGTAACGTACACGCTCCCGGCATCGGACTACCTGACGCCCGGCTCCATCCCCAAGGAGCGCACGGAAGCCAATGACGCCGTCGTCGCCGCGCTGACCGACACCCTGCAGCAGTTCAATGTGGACGCCACCGTCACAGGCTTCAGCCGCGGCCCCACCGTCACCCGGTACGAGATCGAACTCGCTCCGGGAACCAAGGTGGAACGCGTCACCGCGCTGTCCAAGAACATCTCCTACGCCGTTGCCTCCAGCGACGTCCGCATCCTCAGCCCCATTCCGGGCAAATCGGCCATCGGCATCGAGATCCCCAACACGGACCGCGAAACCGTCTCGCTCGGCGACGTCCTCCGCAGCCAGAACGCCCGCCGGACGGACCACCCCATGGTGATGGGCGTCGGCAAGGACGTGGAGGGCGGCTACGTGGTGGCCAACCTCGCCAAGATGCCCCACCTCCTCGTTGCAGGTGCCACCGGTGCCGGCAAGTCGTCGTTCGTGAACTCGATGATCACGTCCATCCTGATGCGCGCCACCCCCGATGAGGTGCGCATGGTCATGGTGGACCCCAAGCGCGTGGAACTCACTGCCTACGAGGGCGTCCCGCACCTCATCACCCCCATCATCACCAACCCGAAGAAGGCTGCCGAGGCACTGCAGTGGGTGGTCCGGGAGATGGACGCGCGGTACGACGACCTGGCCAACTACGGCTTCAAGCACATCGACGACTTCAACAAGGCGGTCCGCGCCGGCAAGGTCCACCCGCCGGTGGACTCCAAGCGCGTCATTCGGCCGTATCCCTACCTGCTGGTGATCGTGGACGAGCTCGCGGACCTCATGATGGTCGCCCCGCGCGACGTTGAAGACTCGATCGTCCGCATCACGCAGCTTGCCCGCGCGGCAGGCATCCACCTGGTGCTTGCCACGCAGCGGCCGTCCGTGGACGTCGTCACCGGGCTCATCAAGGCCAACGTGCCGTCCCGCATGGCCTTCGCCACGTCCTCCGTCACCGACTCACGCGTTGTCCTGGACCAGCCCGGGGCCGAGAAGCTCATCGGCCAGGGTGACGCGCTCTTCCTGCCCATGGGCGCCTCCAAGGCCATGCGCGTCCAGGGTGCCTGGGTCACGGAATCCGAGATCCACAAGGTGGTTGAGCACGTCAAGGGCCAGCTCCAGGCGAGCTACCGCGACGACGTTGCCGCCGAGGCGCCGAAGAAGCAGATCGACGACGACATCGGGGACGACCTTGAGGTCCTGCTGCAAGCCACGGAACTCGTGGTCACCACCCAGTTCGGCTCCACCTCCATGCTCCAGCGCAAGCTGCGCGTGGGCTTCGCCAAGGCAGGGCGCCTCATGGACCTGCTGGAATCCCGGGGTGTCGTTGGCCCGTCCGAAGGGTCCAAGGCCCGCGACGTCCTGGTGAAGCCGGACGACCTGGCTCCCGTCCTGGCCGCCATGAAGGGCCAGGACGCGCCGGCTGCGCCGGACTCGCAGACCGCAGCCCTGAGCGACAACGCCAACGCGAACATCGCCCAGGGTGGATACGCGGAAGACCTCGTGGCCGCGGACCTCGACCAACGGAAGCAGAGTGTCGAATATTACGACGGCTCGGATTCCCCGCCTGGCGGCTACGACGACGAAGACGGTTCCGAAGATGCCTGGTCCCTCACGGGGCGCTAGCCCAAAGAATGTAGCCTAGTTAGGTGACTAGCACCGATGCCACCGCGGCCGGCCCAGGCCGTGCCGGGGTCTGGAACCTTCCCAATGTCCTGACCATGATCCGGATCGCGCTGGTCCCGTTCTTCGTGTGGTTCCTTATCGTTGACGCGCCGGGGCTGCAGAGCGCGTCCGGGCCGTGGCGGTGGGCGGCGGCTGCGGTGTTCGCCGTCGCCATCTACACGGACAAGCTCGACGGCGACATCGCCAGGAGCCGGAACCTGGTGACCGACTTCGGCAAGATCGCCGATCCCATCGCGGACAAGCTCCTCACCGGCTCCGCCCTGGTCCTGCTCTCGGTGCTCGGCGAACTGCCCTGGTGGGCCACGCTGGTGATCCTGGTCCGTGAATGGGGCATCACCGCCCTGAGATTCTTTGTGATCCGCTACGGGGTGATCCCTGCTTCGCGGGGCGGAAAGCTCAAGACTGTTGTGCAGACCGCGGCAATCTTCCTTTACCTCCTGCCACTGGGTGCCATCGCCCCATGGCTTGCCTGGGTGGCGTTCGCCGTGATGATGGCTGCCGTGGCCATCACAGTCTGGACCGGCGTCCAATACGTTGTTGAGGCATTGCGCCTTCGGGCCAAGGGAAAGCTGCAGGCAGGCAGCAGCACAGGACAGGAGCCGGCATGACCAATCTCCACCATCTGTCTGCGGAAGCGGTCAGGAAGGCCCTCGACACAGGGCGCACCGTGGCCGCGGCAGAATCGCTGACCGCCGGCATGGTGTCCGCTGTCCTTGCCGACACGCCCGGCGCCTCCGGGATTCTGCAGGGCGGCGTGGTCGCCTACCAGAACTCGGTCAAGGAATCGGTCCTGGACGTCCCGTCGGAGCTGCTGGCCCGCGTGGGATCCGTTGACCCCGATGTCGCCGCGGCCATGGCGGCTGGAGCCCGGACGGTCCTGCGCGCTGACATCGGCGTCTCCACCACCGGGGTTGCGGGACCCGACGCGCACGACGGAAAGCCCGTGGGCACGGTGTATGTAGGGATTGCCACCGCCGGTGGGGCGTCGGCCTTCGAGTATTCCTTTGCCGGCAACCGGGCAGAAATCCGCGGGCAGGCCTGCGCAGCTGCCCTGGAGCGGCTTCTCGAGGCCCTGTCCCGGTGACCCCGTCCGGCCGAAGTTACCCGGACGTAAAGTTGGCGGGAACAAAAGCCGGTACCGATTAGTTATTACATTGTGTCGCTTCCGGAGAGTGGAGGCGCCTAGGATGAAATGACCACGACGGTTCGCTATATGGCGGACCTGACCAATGAGGGAGCAAGGCGATACAGATGGTAAAGCAGCCCGTATCCGTAAACGGCGTTGTCCGCTGGAAGGATGTGGGCCTCGCCGATCAGGCTAAGAGCGAACAGAAGGAGCGCAAGATGGTTGTACTTCGTCACGAAATCGGTGATGTCCTGCGCGATGTCCGCCAGCGTCAGGGGCGTACGCTCCGTGAAGTTTCGCACAGCGCCCGTGTCTCCCTGGGTTACCTCAGTGAAGTGGAGCGCGGCCAGAAGGAAGCATCATCAGAGCTCCTGTCTTCAATTTGCTCGGCGCTGGATGTCCCGTTGTCCAGCATGCTCCGCGAAGTGAGCGACCGGGTGGCAGTTGCCGAAGGCGTCGCCGTTCCGGACACCGTTCCGCAGGAATTTTCCCAGCGTTATGGCCGTGACCTTGAGCGCGACCTGAACACTGAACTTAATGACGAACTTTCCACCGGCCTTCTGTCCGGCGCCCGGTAAGGGCGCCGCTGTAAGGCGGCCCTGGAAGTAAGACGCACTGAAGCCCCCGGCCCCGGCCGGGGGCTTCAGTTGTATCTGCCTACCGGTCGTCAGCAGGAGCGGCCGCGGGGCCGTCCTTCGGGAACCCGTCACGCTCGTAGGTGGCGTTCAGCTTGGCCATGTACCGGGCCAGTTCTTCCAGGTCCTCCACCGGCCATTCGCCCAGGCGTTCACGGAACACCTGCCGCCGGGCATCCTGGACCTGGTGCATCTTTTCCTCGCCCTTGGGCGTCAGCCGGATGGCCTGGGCACGCCCATCCAGCGGATCGGCCTCCTTGGACACGAGTCCAAGGCTCTCCAGGAAGGCGATCTGCCGGCTGACGGACGGCTTGCCCACGCCAATGTTCATGGCCAGGTCGGTGAGCCGGATGGGGCCCTCCCTGCGGATCACCGTCAGCAGGCCGTAGGCTGCCGGCTCCATGTCCGGATGCACCTGGCGGGAGAGCTGGTTGGAGATGGCCCGGGCACGCCGCCAGAAGAGGCTTATCTGGTGCTCCACGTTCTGCAACGCGGCGTCCACTGTAGCTTCGTCGTGGCGGCCTTGCAGGAAGGGGACATCGGGGGAGCTGCTCATGGCAACAATTCTAGGGTGCGGACCGTGAGAGACTTTTCTGGTGCGAATCAGCGATTATTGGCGGCTTATGGACGACGAATTCGGCGCCGGGTACTCGCGGGTCCTCAGCAGCACGCTTGTGCTGGCAGGGGTTGGCGGGCGCACCGCGGACCAGGCGCTGGCTGCCGGCGTAGAACCGCGGAAGGTGTGGCTGGCTGTCTGCGACGTCCAGGATGTCCCGGCCGAGCGCAGGCTGGGCCGGGATATAAAGCCCCGCACGAACTAGCCCGAATCTCCTGACACGCCGCGCTCCTGTTCGAATACCTGTTCGGGTAAAGCTATGCTTTTCCTAGCGGGTTATCCACATAGCCGCCGTTATCCGGCCGGAATGTCAGTGGGTCCCATTAGCGTCAGAGATGACCAATAAACGGCCGCTGAGGCCACTCCAAAGCGAGAAAGCATTAGAGGTGTGAACCATGGCGGCAGCCCCGGATCGTGCAAAAGCGCTCGAAGCAGCGCTGGCCCAGATCGACAAGCAGTTCGGTAAAGGCTCAGTCATGCGGCTCGGCGATGAAGTCCGGGCCCCCATCGAGGTCATCCCCACCGGCTCCATCGCCCTGGACGTTGCCCTGGGAATTGGCGGCCTTCCCCGGGGCCGCGTCGTTGAAATCTACGGCCCGGAATCTTCCGGTAAAACCACCGTGGCCCTGCACGCAGTGGCCAATGCCCAGCGCCTGGGCGGCATCGCGGCCTTCATTGACGCCGAACACGCCCTTGATCCGGAGTACGCTGCAAAGCTTGGTGTGGACACGGACGCGCTCCTGGTGTCCCAGCCGGATACCGGCGAGCAGGCCCTCGAAATCATGGACATGCTGGTGGGCTCAGGTTCCCTGGACGTCATCGTGATCGACTCCGTCGCAGCGCTGGTGCCCCGGGCCGAAATTGAAGGCGACATGGGCGACAGCCACGTGGGCCTCCAGGCACGCCTCATGAGCCAGGCCCTGCGTAAGATCACCGGCCGGCTGAGCCAGACCAAGACCACCGCCATCTTCATCAACCAGCTCCGTGAAAAGATCGGTGTCTTCTTCGGTTCCCCCGAAACCACCACCGGCGGTAAGGCCCTTAAGTTCTACGCCTCCATCCGTATCGACGTGCGCCGCATCCAGACCCTCAAGGAGGGCGCGGATTCGGTCGGTAACCGCACCAAGGCGAAGATCGTCAAGAACAAGATGGCACCGCCCTTCAAGGTGGCCGAGTTCGACATCATCTACGGCCAGGGCATCTCCCGCGAGGGCGGAATCATCGACATGGGCGTTGAGCACGGCATCATCAAGAAGTCCGGTTCCTGGTTCACCTACGATGGCGACCAGCTGGGCCAGGGCATGGAGAACTCGCGCCGGTTCCTGCGCGACAACCCGGAGCTGGCCGCCGAGCTCGAGCGCCTGATCAAGGAAAAGCTTGGCGTGGGTGTGAAGCCGGCGGAGCCCGAGTCCAAGGATTCCCCGAAGCTGAAGGCCGTCGACGGGTTCTAACCGTTGACTGGTTTTGAACGGGAGCGGCCCCGCAGCAGCGGGGGCCGCCCACGGCGGACCCGCCCGGCTTCCCCTGCAGAGGGGGAGCCGCGCGGGCCGGGCGACCCCGACGCACCCCATTACGGTGATCCCGAGCCTGATCCGGTGTCGGTTGCGCAGGCCATTGTCTACCGCCAGTTGACCGCATCGGCCAAGAGCAGGCGGCAGCTCGCACGGAAGCTTGCCGAGCGGAACATCCCCGAGGATGTCGCCGAGGCGGTGCTGGACCGGTTCCAGGACGCGCGCCTGATCAACGACGCCGACTTCGCCGACATGTGGGTCCGGAGCCGTGCGCAGTCCCGGAAACTGGCAAAGGGGGCCCTCCGGCGCGAGCTGGAGGAGAAAGGCATTGACCAGGAGACGGCCGCGGCAGCCTTGGAACAGTTGTCGGACGCCGACGAAGAGGCCTCCGCAAGGCAGCTTGTGGAGCGTAAGCTCCGCCCCGGGCTGGATCTTCAGGACCGGGCGGAACGGGACAAGGCTGCCCGCCGGCTGGCATCCATGCTCGCGCGCAAGGGCTACCAGCCTTCCCAGGCGTTCCGGATCGTTAATGACGTCCTGGAGTCCCAAGCCGCACCCGACAGCGGCGAACGGTAAAACCGGTACCCTTAACAGGTGAGTTTGACCATCCCTTCCCCCCTTTCCGGTACCGGCACCGCCACAGCGACCGGTGGCGCTCCGCAGGAGGCTGCCCAAAAGCCCCGCACCTACCAGGTGCGGACCTTCGGCTGCCAGATGAACGTCCATGACTCGGAACGCATGGCAGGCATGCTCGAGGACGCAGGGTACGTACCGGCGGACGGTGAGCAGGCCGACGTCGTAGTGTTCAACACCTGCGCCGTGCGTGAAAACGCTGACAACAAGCTCTACGGCAACCTGGGAATCCTCGCTCCGGTGAAGGCGGCGAACCCCGGCATGCAGATTGCGGTGGGCGGCTGCCTGGCGCAGAAGGACCGGGAAACCATCCTGAAAAAGGCGCCGTGGGTGGACGCCGTCTTCGGCACGCACAACGTTGGCGCCCTGCCCGCGCTGCTGGAGCGCGCGCGGCACAACAACGAGGCCCAGCTTGAAATCCTCGAGTCACTGGACGTGTTCCCCTCCACGCTTCCCACCAAACGCGATTCCGTTTACTCGGGCTGGGTATCGATCTCCGTAGGCTGCAACAACACCTGCACCTTCTGCATCGTCCCCGCCCTCCGCGGCAAAGAAAAAGACCGCCGGCCCGGGGACATCCTCGCTGAAATCCAGGCCCTCGTGGACGACGGCGCCATCGAAGTCACCCTCCTCGGCCAGAACGTCAACTCCTACGGCGTCGAATTCGGCGACCGGCTGGCCTTCTCCAAACTCCTCCGGGCCTGCGGCGACATCGAAGGCCTGGAGCGCGTCCGCTTCACCAGCCCGCACCCCGCAGCCTTCACCGACGACGTCATCGACGCCATGGCCGAGACCCCCAATGTCATGCCGCAGCTGCACATGCCGCTGCAGTCGGGCTCGGACAAGGTCCTGCGGGACATGCGGCGCTCGTACAGGTCTACCAAGTTCCTGGGCATCCTGGACAAGGTGCGGGAAAAGATTCCCCATGCCGCCATCTCCACCGACATCATCGTGGGCTTCCCGGGTGAAACGGAAGAGGACTTCCAGGCCACCCTGGACGTTGTGGAAAAGTCCCGTTTCGCCACCGCCTTCACCTTCCAGTATTCCAAGCGCCCCGGGACCCCGGCCGCGGACCTGCCGGACCAGTTGCCCAAAGCCGTGGTGCAGGAACGCTTCGAACGGCTAACCGCCCTCCAGGACAGGATCGCGGCGGAGGAAAACCAGCGCCAGTTGGGCCGCAGGGTTGAGGTCATGGTCACTGCGCAGTCCGGCCGGAAAGCGGGGGAGACCCACCGGCTGTCCGGCCGCTCCCAGGACCAGCGGCTGGTGCACTTCTCCGTGCCCGACGGTGCCCAGGCTCCGCGGCCGGGAGACCTTGTCACCGTCACCATCACCGAGGCCGCAGCCTTCCACCTCGTCGCCGATCCCACCCTTGAGGACTACAGCCTGCGCCGCTCCCGGGCCGGCGACGCTTGGGACAGGTCCCAGGCGGACTCCTGCGGTGCTCCCGGGCCGGGCGCCGGCACAGGGGGCAAGGGCGTCTCGCTGGGCATGCCCGCGCTGCCCGTCCGCACCCGCTGACCGTTGGGCTCCCCGCCTGTCATCGCCGTCGTCGGTCCCACCGGTTCCGGCAAATCGGACCTCGCCGTCAGCCTGGCACTGGAACTGGACGGCGAAGTCATCAACGCCGACGCCATGCAGTTCTACCGCGGCATGGACATCGGAACGGCAAAGATCACCGAGGCCGAACGCAGGGGGGTGCCCCACCACCTGCTGGACATCCTGGAGGTGACCGAGGAAGCCAGCGTGTCACGATTCCAGGAGCAGGCGCGCGCCCTGATCTCGGACATCCACGCCCGCGGCAAACGGGCCATCCTGGCCGGCGGTTCCGGCCTGTACGTGCGGGCGGCACTGGATGTCCTGGAATTTCCCGGAACGGACCCGGCCGTGCGCCAACAGCTGGAAGCTGAGCTCGCTGAGAACGGGCAGGCGGTCCTCCTGGAGCGGCTGCGCGACGTGGACCCGGTATCGGCGGGGAGGTTGTCCGACTCCCGGCGCATTATCCGTGCCCTGGAGGTCCACCGGCTCACCGGCAGGCCGTTCAGTTCCTTTATGCCGCAGCGCGAGTATTTCCAGCCCGCCGTCCAAGTGGGACTGGGCGTGGACCGGGAGGTGCTCAGGGAGCGGCTCGCCAGCCGCGTCCACCGCATGGTGGACGCCGGCCTGCTCGCTGAAGTCCAGCGGCTGGACACCCTAGGGCTGCGCCAAGGGAAAACCGCTTCCCGTGCTCTTGGGTACGCGCAGTTCCTCAAGGTGCTCGACGGCGGGTGGACCGTAGCGGAGGCAGCGGAAGACACCATCGTGGCCACCCGGCAGTTCGCGCGGCGCCAGCTCACCTGGTTCCGTGCCGATCCCCGCATCTCCTGGCTGGACTGGCAGGACCC contains:
- the miaA gene encoding tRNA (adenosine(37)-N6)-dimethylallyltransferase MiaA; its protein translation is MGSPPVIAVVGPTGSGKSDLAVSLALELDGEVINADAMQFYRGMDIGTAKITEAERRGVPHHLLDILEVTEEASVSRFQEQARALISDIHARGKRAILAGGSGLYVRAALDVLEFPGTDPAVRQQLEAELAENGQAVLLERLRDVDPVSAGRLSDSRRIIRALEVHRLTGRPFSSFMPQREYFQPAVQVGLGVDREVLRERLASRVHRMVDAGLLAEVQRLDTLGLRQGKTASRALGYAQFLKVLDGGWTVAEAAEDTIVATRQFARRQLTWFRADPRISWLDWQDPSLVAKAAALCEAPRI
- the recA gene encoding recombinase RecA, translated to MAAAPDRAKALEAALAQIDKQFGKGSVMRLGDEVRAPIEVIPTGSIALDVALGIGGLPRGRVVEIYGPESSGKTTVALHAVANAQRLGGIAAFIDAEHALDPEYAAKLGVDTDALLVSQPDTGEQALEIMDMLVGSGSLDVIVIDSVAALVPRAEIEGDMGDSHVGLQARLMSQALRKITGRLSQTKTTAIFINQLREKIGVFFGSPETTTGGKALKFYASIRIDVRRIQTLKEGADSVGNRTKAKIVKNKMAPPFKVAEFDIIYGQGISREGGIIDMGVEHGIIKKSGSWFTYDGDQLGQGMENSRRFLRDNPELAAELERLIKEKLGVGVKPAEPESKDSPKLKAVDGF
- a CDS encoding MarR family winged helix-turn-helix transcriptional regulator, translating into MSSSPDVPFLQGRHDEATVDAALQNVEHQISLFWRRARAISNQLSRQVHPDMEPAAYGLLTVIRREGPIRLTDLAMNIGVGKPSVSRQIAFLESLGLVSKEADPLDGRAQAIRLTPKGEEKMHQVQDARRQVFRERLGEWPVEDLEELARYMAKLNATYERDGFPKDGPAAAPADDR
- the miaB gene encoding tRNA (N6-isopentenyl adenosine(37)-C2)-methylthiotransferase MiaB, producing the protein MSLTIPSPLSGTGTATATGGAPQEAAQKPRTYQVRTFGCQMNVHDSERMAGMLEDAGYVPADGEQADVVVFNTCAVRENADNKLYGNLGILAPVKAANPGMQIAVGGCLAQKDRETILKKAPWVDAVFGTHNVGALPALLERARHNNEAQLEILESLDVFPSTLPTKRDSVYSGWVSISVGCNNTCTFCIVPALRGKEKDRRPGDILAEIQALVDDGAIEVTLLGQNVNSYGVEFGDRLAFSKLLRACGDIEGLERVRFTSPHPAAFTDDVIDAMAETPNVMPQLHMPLQSGSDKVLRDMRRSYRSTKFLGILDKVREKIPHAAISTDIIVGFPGETEEDFQATLDVVEKSRFATAFTFQYSKRPGTPAADLPDQLPKAVVQERFERLTALQDRIAAEENQRQLGRRVEVMVTAQSGRKAGETHRLSGRSQDQRLVHFSVPDGAQAPRPGDLVTVTITEAAAFHLVADPTLEDYSLRRSRAGDAWDRSQADSCGAPGPGAGTGGKGVSLGMPALPVRTR
- a CDS encoding CinA family protein → MTNLHHLSAEAVRKALDTGRTVAAAESLTAGMVSAVLADTPGASGILQGGVVAYQNSVKESVLDVPSELLARVGSVDPDVAAAMAAGARTVLRADIGVSTTGVAGPDAHDGKPVGTVYVGIATAGGASAFEYSFAGNRAEIRGQACAAALERLLEALSR
- the pgsA gene encoding CDP-diacylglycerol--glycerol-3-phosphate 3-phosphatidyltransferase; translation: MTSTDATAAGPGRAGVWNLPNVLTMIRIALVPFFVWFLIVDAPGLQSASGPWRWAAAAVFAVAIYTDKLDGDIARSRNLVTDFGKIADPIADKLLTGSALVLLSVLGELPWWATLVILVREWGITALRFFVIRYGVIPASRGGKLKTVVQTAAIFLYLLPLGAIAPWLAWVAFAVMMAAVAITVWTGVQYVVEALRLRAKGKLQAGSSTGQEPA
- a CDS encoding DNA translocase FtsK, translating into MATRTTSAPNGSSRGSAGSKTGSSSGRGSGSTAAKSGRGSGSTARTRQLPAVEHHQPWLLRVVGGAWLGVGHLVGGGVRRIGHDVSDLPAEERRDGAALFNLALGIFVATFAWWGLTGWFPDAVYAVVNGTFGWISLLLPLMLFVCAFRLFRQPSDGRGNNRVGIGFLIMAFAGCGLAHILGGQPTVAQGFDGLRQAGGMLGFLAASPLAAIHPVVPVALYSLLAFVSLLIITATPFTAIPRRLRAGYEHLMGVDLLDDQDRDAHDRSYLERTPPAPPKGPKKKRRFFGKDEKDADAGLEGYVGDEAFEHAVIDDDDPKESAEARPAPGIRRPTQAEIAVEKIKAAQGLGAGASSAAGENATEAIPMITPGMSAAAAKPAAAPTVPSNPVAPAPPPVPIPQRTEQLSLAGDVTYTLPASDYLTPGSIPKERTEANDAVVAALTDTLQQFNVDATVTGFSRGPTVTRYEIELAPGTKVERVTALSKNISYAVASSDVRILSPIPGKSAIGIEIPNTDRETVSLGDVLRSQNARRTDHPMVMGVGKDVEGGYVVANLAKMPHLLVAGATGAGKSSFVNSMITSILMRATPDEVRMVMVDPKRVELTAYEGVPHLITPIITNPKKAAEALQWVVREMDARYDDLANYGFKHIDDFNKAVRAGKVHPPVDSKRVIRPYPYLLVIVDELADLMMVAPRDVEDSIVRITQLARAAGIHLVLATQRPSVDVVTGLIKANVPSRMAFATSSVTDSRVVLDQPGAEKLIGQGDALFLPMGASKAMRVQGAWVTESEIHKVVEHVKGQLQASYRDDVAAEAPKKQIDDDIGDDLEVLLQATELVVTTQFGSTSMLQRKLRVGFAKAGRLMDLLESRGVVGPSEGSKARDVLVKPDDLAPVLAAMKGQDAPAAPDSQTAALSDNANANIAQGGYAEDLVAADLDQRKQSVEYYDGSDSPPGGYDDEDGSEDAWSLTGR
- a CDS encoding regulatory protein RecX, with amino-acid sequence MSVAQAIVYRQLTASAKSRRQLARKLAERNIPEDVAEAVLDRFQDARLINDADFADMWVRSRAQSRKLAKGALRRELEEKGIDQETAAAALEQLSDADEEASARQLVERKLRPGLDLQDRAERDKAARRLASMLARKGYQPSQAFRIVNDVLESQAAPDSGER
- a CDS encoding helix-turn-helix domain-containing protein, with the protein product MVKQPVSVNGVVRWKDVGLADQAKSEQKERKMVVLRHEIGDVLRDVRQRQGRTLREVSHSARVSLGYLSEVERGQKEASSELLSSICSALDVPLSSMLREVSDRVAVAEGVAVPDTVPQEFSQRYGRDLERDLNTELNDELSTGLLSGAR
- a CDS encoding DUF3046 domain-containing protein; translation: MRISDYWRLMDDEFGAGYSRVLSSTLVLAGVGGRTADQALAAGVEPRKVWLAVCDVQDVPAERRLGRDIKPRTN